The genomic window AGGATCTTTTCAGCCATCTTAGAGGAGCTTTTGCCGGCATTGACGTATGTCGGGATAATTATAAGCCCGCCCGGTCTGCAAACACGCTCAAATTCCTTAAGAGCTGCATACGGGTCATCAAGCAGGTGTATGACATTTCCTGCCACAACTGCATCAAAGCTGCTGTCTTTGACCTTGAGCGAGGTGATATCAGCTTTTCTGTATATGATATTATCATACCTTCTGCACTTTTTCTCAGCCACCCTGAGCATCTTGCTTGAAAAGTCAGTAGCAACGAGCTTTTTGCATACAGGGGCAATATGAACTGATATAGCACCCGTTCCGCAGGCACATTCCAAAACTGTATCGCTGCTGCCTATATAGCCTGCAACTATTTCGCCTGTGTGCTTGTAAACATCGCCGTTGTATGCATTTTCAAAGACATCATAAACGCCCGAAACTTTATCCCAGAACATATATACCTCCCGATAAAACAATATTCAATAATATTATATCACATTTTGAAAATAATGCAAGCCTAAATAAAAATAAAGTTGCATATTTTGTGCTGTTGTGGTATAATTATCTTAATAAATATCACATTATTGGCAGGTGAGCAGCTTTGAGCGAGCAGTGGCGTGGTGTAAGGGGAGATATAGCAAAATTTTGCAAGGATAATAATATTCCCGAAACACAAATAAAGTTACTTGGGATAACTCAGTGGCAGAATGTATATAAAAAAGTTCTTGACAGCTTTGTTGACCATTCATATTCTTATCATAACGGGCTGCATTGGGCAAATACAAATAACGGCATACGCCGTGATGTGGATATGGTTTTTGCATTTCGTGAGGGAATGCCTGATACTGCATCATACGAGTGGCTTGAAAGGCTTCCTGAGATAGTCGGCGATCAAAAGGTCTACCTGCTTATCGAGGAAAGTTATGATAAGTACTGTATTTGTGAATGTGACAGTTCAGCGGTTTTTCTTGTCATTAATGAAGCGATATATCCAAGGGATTATTATATCACCGATAAAAAGTTCAACTGGCTCATATCTGAAAATCATCATGATGTTGTATTGTTTTTGGGAAACAGCCTTAATGAAGAAAAGATAAGGTCAGTCTGCTGTAAATAAAGGAGGGGCAAAAATGAAATACATCATGTCAATAGACCAGGGCACAACTTCTTCCCGTGCAGTTATCTTTGATAAGGGCGGCAATATCGTTTCTATCGCTCAGAAAGAGTTCACACAGTATTACACAGGTGACGGCTATGTTGAGCATGACGCTGAGGAGATATTCGACACTCAGATAGAGGTGTGCCGTAAAGCTATGGAAAAGCTCGGCATCACGGCTGATGATATAGCCGCTATCGGCATCACCAATCAGCGTGAAACTACCGTTGTCTGGGATAAGAACACCGGCAAGCCTGTTTATAATGCAATAGTCTGGCAGTGCAGGCGTACAGCGCCGTTTTGTAAGAATCTTGAATCACAGGGGCTTACACAGTTTTTCTCATCAAAGACAGGCCTTCTTATCGACCCGTATTTTTCCGCAACCAAGCTGCGCTGGATACTTGATAACGTAGAAGGTGCAAGAGAGAAGGCTTTGGCAGGGGAGCTTTTATTCGGAACGATCGACTGCTGGCTTATCTGGAAGCTCTCCGGCGGAAAATGCCACGCTACTGACTACTCCAATGCATCAAGAACGATGCTGTTTAATATAAATACACTAAAATGGGATAATGAGATACTTGGCCTTCTCGGTATCCCTGCGTCTATGATGCCTAAGGTCGTCGATTCGTCAGGCATCATCTGCGAAACTGAAGGATCTGTTTTCGGTGCGCCGATAGTGATATCCGGCTGTGCAGGGGATCAGCAGTCTGCACTATTCGGACAGTGCTGCTTTGATGAGGGCGATGTAAAAAACACCTACGGCACAGGCGGATTTCTGCTTATGAATACTGGCGATAAGCCTGTCCGTTCAAAGAGCGGTCTGCTCACTACTATTGCATGGGGCATAAACGGCAAGGTGACATACGCTCTTGAAGGCTCGGTGTTTATAGCAGGTGCTGTTGTCAAATGGCTTCGTGATGAGCTTGGTATGGTAAACTCAGCTCCCGAGACCGAGCAGCTGGCGCTCAAAGTTGATGATACGAACGGTGTTTATATAGTTCCTGCCTTTGTCGGGCTTGGTGCTCCTTATTGGGACAGCGATGCAAGAGGCATAATCACCGGCCTTACAAGAGGTGCCAACAAAAACCATATCGTCCGTGCAGCTCTTGAAGCAATCGCTTATCAGACCTGCGATGTGCTCGAAGCTATGGAGAAGGATACCGGCAGTCTTAAAGCTATCAAGGTCGACGGCGGTGCAAGCTCAAATAATTTCCTTATGCAGTTTCAGGCAGATGTGCTGAACAGACCTGTCACAAGGCCAAAGAATGTCGAGTCTACTGCTTTTGGCGCTTTCCTGCTTGCCGGGCTTGGCTGCGGATACTATAAAGATATTGCCGAGGTCACAAGGCTTCTTGGCAGCTTTGAGACATTCAGCCCCAATATTGATGATGCAAAGAGAAAAGCGCTTCTTGACGGCTGGGCAAAGGCGGTACAAAAAGCTAAAAGCGATTGACAATCAACTAAAAATGTAATATAATAAATATAAGAAATATGTCGAAAGGAAGTGATAAACGCTATGGCTAAAAAGTATCTTGAAAACCGTGAGCTTTCGTGGCTCAAATTCAATTACAGAGTGCTTGAAGAAGCAAGGGATAATTCTGTTCCGCTTCTTGAACGCCTTACATTTGCGTCTATCTTCCTTTCTAATCTTGATGAATTCTATAGGGTCAGAGTCGGTGCTCTTGTCAGACAGTCGCTTGATGATGATAACCAGCGTGAAGCAAGAACTGGTCTGCGCCCCTCGACCCAGCTTGAAAAGATATATAAAAGAACAAGAAAGCTGTATGAGCTTTTTGATATCACTTTTTCAGATATTGAGCTCGGCCTTGCAGCAATGGGCGCTGTCAGAAAGACAAGGAAGACCCTTACCGACGGTGAAAAGACCTACTGTTCGTCTTTTGCCGAACACGAGCTCAAACCAAAGCTCAGAATGTATGAGAACGCCAAGAGCTTCTTTGCTGAAAACGGCAGGGTGTATTATGCTGTTATGTGTGATAACGGTATACATATCCTTGACTATACAGGCGATCATTCGCCGATGATAGGCCTTAATGTAACAGACAAAGCCTATATACTGATAAGTGAGCTTGTAAGAAAATATGCAGCCGATATCGTTGGGAGCAAACCGTTGGCATTTTGTACATTCAGAGTTACAAGAAGTGCAGCGCTTGACCTTGATACAGACTATATGGCAGAACGTGACAGGCGTGAGGAAATGCGAAAGCTCGTTCTTCGCCGTAAAAAAATGCCGATAGTAAGGCTTGAGATATGCGGCTGTACAGATAAGTCGTTAAAAGATGCAGTTTGCAGGCTTCTCAGGACAACTGATGATATAACCTTTGAAAGAGTATCTCCGCTTGATTTTGGTTTTGTCGGTGACCTCAGAGACAGATTCAAGGATAACAGCTCGCTTTTCTATAAAAAGCAGCCGCCATGTCAGTCGCCCCTTGTAAGCAGAGATGAGACCATGATGTCTCAGATAGAAAAACGTGATATACTGCTTTTCTATCCTTATGAGGATATCATGGATTTTGTAAGGCTCCTTGACGAGGCAGCAGCCGACCCGAGGGTAAAAAGAATAAGCATTACCCTTTATCGTGCTGCATCTGATTCAGCGATAATTGATGCATTATGTAATGCCGGCAAAAATGGCAAGGACGTTCTTGCACTTGTTGAGCTGCGAGCACGTTTTGATGAAGAAAATAATATATTCAAGGCCGAAAAGCTCGAAGCATCTGGCTGCCGTGTAATATTCGGCCTCCCGGGAATAAAGGTGCATTCAAAGCTGTGTCTTATAGAATACACCGACGGCGATGAGACAAAGTATATAACTCAGATAGGTACAGGAAATTATAACGAGAAGACTTCACGTTTATATACTGATCTCTCGCTTATGACATCAGCGCAGGATATTGCCGCTGATGCTGTTGAAACGTTCAAGAAGCTCGAAGAAGGCAGGCTTGTTGAGAGCTCTGATACACTTATGATATCGCCGCTGTGCTTAAAGAGCAGGATAATCGATATGATGGACGCCGAGATAACTGCTGCCCGTTCAGGCGGTGAGGGCTATATCGGCGCTAAGATCAACTCTCTGACAGACAGTAAGGTAATTAAAAAGCTCGTCGAGTGCTCTCAGGCAGGCGTAAAGGTCGAGTTAGTCGTAAGAGGTATTTGCTGCCTTGTACCTGGTGTCGAGGGAAAGACTGATAATATAAAGGTCATCTCTATTGTCGGCAGATATCTTGAACACGCAAGGATATACATATTCGGCAACAGCTCACGCAGAAAGGTTTATATCTCATCGGCAGACTTTATGACAAGAAACCTATCACGCCGTGTTGAGGCTGCTGCTCCGATAAGAGATGAGGAGCAGAGAGACAGAGTATTTGAGTATTTCAGGACTGAGCTTTCTGATAAGGTCAGAGGCAGAGTTCTTTGTCCTGACGGGATATACCGCCGTGAGAATTATGACGACGGTGACAAGGACAGCCAGCAGATACTCTATGATCTTGCAGTCGAGAATGAGAAAGGCATTACATCAGATGTAATTCTGGAACAAAAGCCGGTTACTAAATCTGAGCCGGCCGTTCAGCCGGAAACTCCTGCTATTGAGCCAAAGGATATCGTTGAAGCTGATATCCCACAAGCTCCTGAACCCGTAAAGCCTGACCCTGCACCGGCAGCTGCTATACCGCAGGCAGATATGCCGATAGTCGTTACACCTGCAGAGCCGATACAGCAGCCAAGAAAAAGAGGCTTCTTAGCATGGCTCAAATCAATATTTTCAAAATAAAACGGGACGCAGCTTTTACACTCGTCCCGTTCATTAACTAATAGGAGTTTTTATTATGTTTGGTCTGTTTAAAAAGAAAGCCCCTGAGGAGACCGCTCTTGAAAAGCGCCTCAGAGACCTTAAGCTGCGTAAAATAAGCTATGTTGATACAGATTTTGATGAATTTACACGCATGATGCGCTCAGATGTAAAAAACTGGCTGAAACTCAAACCTGTCAATTATTATGCAACGAAGCGTGAATACATAATGGGAAGCGTTTATACAACACCTGACTACAGCGAAAACTATGTCAGTTTTGAGCGCTATGAGCAGGAGCGAAGAACGCATAAGAGCGAGATATATCAGATAGAGTTTGACCTGCTGTCAAAGGCTCTTGCCAAGGTCGGCATCATAATCACTCAGCCTGTGTCGGAGGAACAGTAACTGCCTCGTCTTCATTTTCATTGCTGTCTGCTTCAGCAGCTTTGGCTTTTTCAGCAGCCTTCCTCTCGTCACGCTGCTTTAGCTTAGCTATCACTATCTTGTCCATTATTATACCGCAAAAGACTCCTATCGCAGCTCCTGTCAGCACATCGGTAGGGTAGTGGACGTAAAAATACAGCCTTGAAAAAGCAATGAGCACCGATGTGGCAAGTGATATAAGCCCGTATTTCAGGTTGTGCCTTGCTATGACAGTCGATACTACAAAGCTCGCTCCGGCGTGCCCGGAGGGGAAAGAGTAATCGTTAGGCACAGATACTATCGTATCAATAGTTCTGCTTGTATTAGCGTAACAGGGTCTTATCCTTTTGATTATAGGCTTGAGCGTTACGTTCACTATTAAGAATTCAAGCAAGATAGCGGCTGCGGCGCTTATCCCGACACGCCGTGTCTTTGGGTAAGCGATCAGTATTATGACTACTGCTATCCAGAAAATGCCCGCTTCACCAAGCAAGGTGAAAAAGTGCATCAGGTAATCGAGCAAAGTGCATCTGATGTCATATATAGCATCAAGAATGTCAAATTCGTTCAAAAAGTAATTCATTATTTATCATTCCATATTCAAGATTTATTATATTATACCACATCTTTAACAATTTTGCAATAATAATATAAACATAAGTTACCATTTATTTGTTATAATTCTTTGGTCAGATTTAATATATCGGGAGGTGACGGGCTTGTTCAGGCTTGCAAGGTTTTTAAAGCATTATAAGGCGCAAAGCATATTCGGCCCTCTGTTCAAGCTGACCGAGGCTGTTTTTGAGCTGCTCGTACCTGTAGTTATGGCCAGAATGATAGACATAGGCGTTAAGAATTCTGATAAATCTTACATCTATCACAGCGGTGTAATACTCGTTGTTCTCGGTGTCCTTGGCCTTACAGCATCACTTACTGCGCAGTATTTTGCTGCAAGAGCTTCTACAGGCTTCGGAACAGAGCTTCGCAATGCCCTGTTTAAGCATATAAACTCACTTTCTTTCAAAGAACTCGATAAATTCGGGACACCATCTCTTGTGACCCGTATGACTAATGACTGTGACCAGGTACAGACCGGCGTTAATATGATACTAAGGCTGTTTCTGAGAAGCCCTTTTATTGTTGTAGGTGCTGTTGTTATGGGTCTGACTATCAGCGTCAAGCTGACGCTGATCTTTCTGATAGCTTCGCCTGTGCTTGCTGTTATAATACTGCTGATTATAAAAAAGACTGTTATTCTCTATAAGACCACTCAGAAAAAGCTCGACCGTGCATCTACCCTGACCCGTGAAACTCTTACAGGTGCAAGAGTCATAAGAGCATTTTCTCGTCAGGCTGATGAAGTCAAGGATTTTGAAGAAAACTCAAATGAGCTCTATATTCATCAGCTTATTGCCGGCAAAATATCTGCTTTGATGAATCCTTTTACTTATATTGTGGTAAATCTTGCTATTATTGCAATAATATGGTATGGCGGCAAAAGCGTTTATTCCGGCTCTATCACTCAGGGCGAGGTCATAGCGCTTGTAAACTATATGAATCAGATACTGTTGGCGCTTGTTGCCCTTGCTAATCTTATAGTTATTATCACAAAGGCTCAGGCTTCTGCTGTCAGGATAAATGAGGTATTTGAAGTATCGACTTCCGTTTCTGACGGCACGGAAATTGTGAAATCTGATTCTGATATTGCTGTGGAATTCAAAGATGTCAGCTTTTCATATTATTCATCGAGTGATGATGTGCTTGAACATATCTCATTCTCGGTCAAAAAAGGCGAAACTGTCGGTATTATCGGTGCTACTGGCTCCGGTAAATCTACTCTTGTTAATCTTATCCCGAGATTTTATGATGCAGTATCAGGTGAAGTTATCGTCAATGGACAAAACGTCAAAAACCTGACGCTTAAGTCACTTCGCAGCAGTATAGGTATAGTTCCGCAGAAAGCGGTGCTCTTTAAAGGCACTATCAGAGAGAATATGCGCTGGCGTGATAAACAGGCGACAGACGAGCAGATAGAAAAAGCACTTGAAATATCTCAGTCACTTGACTTTGTCAAGGAAAAGCACGGCTATCTTGATCACAAGCTGCTTCAGGGCGGAAAGAACCTCTCAGGCGGACAGCGTCAGAGACTTACAGTAGCACGAGCACTTGTCGGCTCACCTGAGATACTTATTCTTGATGATTCCTCATCAGCACTTGACCTTGCGACAGATGCACGGTTAAGAAAAGCTATTCGCCAGAGCACTGATGATATGACTGTCTTCATCGTTTCTCAGCGTATATCGTCTGTAAAAAACGCTGATAAGATAATAGTCCTTGATGACGGCAGGCTTGCAGGTATCGGAACGCACGCCGAGCTTACAAGCTCGTGTGATGTGTATAAAGAGATATGCCGGTCGCAGGGTCTCGGGATATCTGAAAAGGGGGCGATGTGATGCAAAAATCCAGACTGTCTTCTTCACCGCTTCGTTCTGTTCTTTTGTATGCAAAGCCTCACATGGCGTTTTTGCTGTTCGGGCTTGTATTCTCAGTTATCTCAGTTTCACTGACACTTTATGCACCTATCCTTACCGGCAGAGGTATAGACCTTATCATAGAAAAGGGCAGAGTTGATTTCAAGGCTCTTTCGCCTGTACTTATAAAGCTCGGTGTTATAGCCGGTGTTGTTGCGGTATCTCAGTGGCTGATGTCGCTTTTTATCAATAAAGTAACATATCTTACAATAAGAGATATCAGAAATGATGCTTTCAGGCGGCTTGAATATCTTCCGCTAAAATATATTGATTCAAACCCTCACGGCGATATCCTTTCACGAATGATAAATGATATGGAGCAGATATCTGACGGGCTTATTATGGGCTTTGCCCAGCTTTTCACAGGTGTAGTTACAATATTTGGAACACTTGGCTTCATGCTATCAGTCAATGTAAGGATAACTCTTATAGTTGTTATCATCACGCCGCTCTCGTTGTTTGTAGCAAGGTTCATTTCCAAAAACACCTTCCTGCTTTTTAAAGACAGGTCTGTTACAAAAGGCGAGCTGACATCGATCGTTGAAGAAATGACAGGGGAGCAGAAAACTGTTTCTGCCTTCTGCCACGAAGATGAAGCCTATGAGCAGTTCTGTGAAGTCAACGAAAGGCTCCGCACCATAAGTGCCAAGGCGATATTCTTTTCTTCTCTTACTAATCCGTGTACACGCTTTATAAACGGGCTCGTTTATTCGTTTGTCGGTATATTCGGCGCTCTTGCAGTAATAAGCGGCTCAGGCTTCACAGTAGGTAGTCTTTCATGCTTTCTGACATACGCAAACCAGTATACCAAGCCTTTTAACGAGATATCAGGTGTTATAACCGAGCTGCAAAGTGCAATAGCATCGGCAAAGCGTGTGTTTGAGCTTATTGACGAGCAGGAAGAAATATCTGACAGCGGTAATGCTGTTCTTTCTGACTGCGAAGGCAATGTATCGCTTGAAAATGTATCTTTCTCATATAGCTCAGAAAATCCTCTTATCGAGGGGCTTGACCTTGATGTATCAAAAGGCAAGAGAATAGCTATCGTTGGCCCTACAGGCTGCGGCAAGACGACTATAATCAATCTGCTCATGCGTTTTTATGATGTTACAGGCGGCAGAGTGTGCGTTGACGGAAAAGATATCAGAGAGCTCACAAGAAGCTCGCTTAGGTCACACTACGGCATGGTGCTTCAGGAAACATGGCTGAGGTCGGGCACTATATTTGAGAATATAGCCTATTCAAAGCCCGGAGCTACCCGTGAGGAGGTCATAGCCGCCGCAAAGACCGCCCACGCCGACAGCTTTATAAGACGTTTGCCTGACGGATATGATACAGTGATATCCGACGACGGCTCCAATATCTCGCAGGGGCAGAAGCAGCTGCTGTGCATAGCACGAGTAATGCTCA from Ruminococcus sp. NK3A76 includes these protein-coding regions:
- a CDS encoding class I SAM-dependent methyltransferase — protein: MFWDKVSGVYDVFENAYNGDVYKHTGEIVAGYIGSSDTVLECACGTGAISVHIAPVCKKLVATDFSSKMLRVAEKKCRRYDNIIYRKADITSLKVKDSSFDAVVAGNVIHLLDDPYAALKEFERVCRPGGLIIIPTYVNAGKSSSKMAEKILSIMGVDFKTDFDLFCYKAFFEGAGYEDISYELADGRMPCAIAIIKNNKTERN
- the glpK gene encoding glycerol kinase GlpK is translated as MKYIMSIDQGTTSSRAVIFDKGGNIVSIAQKEFTQYYTGDGYVEHDAEEIFDTQIEVCRKAMEKLGITADDIAAIGITNQRETTVVWDKNTGKPVYNAIVWQCRRTAPFCKNLESQGLTQFFSSKTGLLIDPYFSATKLRWILDNVEGAREKALAGELLFGTIDCWLIWKLSGGKCHATDYSNASRTMLFNINTLKWDNEILGLLGIPASMMPKVVDSSGIICETEGSVFGAPIVISGCAGDQQSALFGQCCFDEGDVKNTYGTGGFLLMNTGDKPVRSKSGLLTTIAWGINGKVTYALEGSVFIAGAVVKWLRDELGMVNSAPETEQLALKVDDTNGVYIVPAFVGLGAPYWDSDARGIITGLTRGANKNHIVRAALEAIAYQTCDVLEAMEKDTGSLKAIKVDGGASSNNFLMQFQADVLNRPVTRPKNVESTAFGAFLLAGLGCGYYKDIAEVTRLLGSFETFSPNIDDAKRKALLDGWAKAVQKAKSD
- a CDS encoding DUF6756 family protein — protein: MSEQWRGVRGDIAKFCKDNNIPETQIKLLGITQWQNVYKKVLDSFVDHSYSYHNGLHWANTNNGIRRDVDMVFAFREGMPDTASYEWLERLPEIVGDQKVYLLIEESYDKYCICECDSSAVFLVINEAIYPRDYYITDKKFNWLISENHHDVVLFLGNSLNEEKIRSVCCK
- a CDS encoding ABC transporter ATP-binding protein, which translates into the protein MFRLARFLKHYKAQSIFGPLFKLTEAVFELLVPVVMARMIDIGVKNSDKSYIYHSGVILVVLGVLGLTASLTAQYFAARASTGFGTELRNALFKHINSLSFKELDKFGTPSLVTRMTNDCDQVQTGVNMILRLFLRSPFIVVGAVVMGLTISVKLTLIFLIASPVLAVIILLIIKKTVILYKTTQKKLDRASTLTRETLTGARVIRAFSRQADEVKDFEENSNELYIHQLIAGKISALMNPFTYIVVNLAIIAIIWYGGKSVYSGSITQGEVIALVNYMNQILLALVALANLIVIITKAQASAVRINEVFEVSTSVSDGTEIVKSDSDIAVEFKDVSFSYYSSSDDVLEHISFSVKKGETVGIIGATGSGKSTLVNLIPRFYDAVSGEVIVNGQNVKNLTLKSLRSSIGIVPQKAVLFKGTIRENMRWRDKQATDEQIEKALEISQSLDFVKEKHGYLDHKLLQGGKNLSGGQRQRLTVARALVGSPEILILDDSSSALDLATDARLRKAIRQSTDDMTVFIVSQRISSVKNADKIIVLDDGRLAGIGTHAELTSSCDVYKEICRSQGLGISEKGAM
- the ppk1 gene encoding polyphosphate kinase 1 is translated as MAKKYLENRELSWLKFNYRVLEEARDNSVPLLERLTFASIFLSNLDEFYRVRVGALVRQSLDDDNQREARTGLRPSTQLEKIYKRTRKLYELFDITFSDIELGLAAMGAVRKTRKTLTDGEKTYCSSFAEHELKPKLRMYENAKSFFAENGRVYYAVMCDNGIHILDYTGDHSPMIGLNVTDKAYILISELVRKYAADIVGSKPLAFCTFRVTRSAALDLDTDYMAERDRREEMRKLVLRRKKMPIVRLEICGCTDKSLKDAVCRLLRTTDDITFERVSPLDFGFVGDLRDRFKDNSSLFYKKQPPCQSPLVSRDETMMSQIEKRDILLFYPYEDIMDFVRLLDEAAADPRVKRISITLYRAASDSAIIDALCNAGKNGKDVLALVELRARFDEENNIFKAEKLEASGCRVIFGLPGIKVHSKLCLIEYTDGDETKYITQIGTGNYNEKTSRLYTDLSLMTSAQDIAADAVETFKKLEEGRLVESSDTLMISPLCLKSRIIDMMDAEITAARSGGEGYIGAKINSLTDSKVIKKLVECSQAGVKVELVVRGICCLVPGVEGKTDNIKVISIVGRYLEHARIYIFGNSSRRKVYISSADFMTRNLSRRVEAAAPIRDEEQRDRVFEYFRTELSDKVRGRVLCPDGIYRRENYDDGDKDSQQILYDLAVENEKGITSDVILEQKPVTKSEPAVQPETPAIEPKDIVEADIPQAPEPVKPDPAPAAAIPQADMPIVVTPAEPIQQPRKRGFLAWLKSIFSK
- a CDS encoding phosphatase PAP2 family protein; the encoded protein is MNYFLNEFDILDAIYDIRCTLLDYLMHFFTLLGEAGIFWIAVVIILIAYPKTRRVGISAAAAILLEFLIVNVTLKPIIKRIRPCYANTSRTIDTIVSVPNDYSFPSGHAGASFVVSTVIARHNLKYGLISLATSVLIAFSRLYFYVHYPTDVLTGAAIGVFCGIIMDKIVIAKLKQRDERKAAEKAKAAEADSNENEDEAVTVPPTQAE
- a CDS encoding ABC transporter ATP-binding protein; protein product: MAFLLFGLVFSVISVSLTLYAPILTGRGIDLIIEKGRVDFKALSPVLIKLGVIAGVVAVSQWLMSLFINKVTYLTIRDIRNDAFRRLEYLPLKYIDSNPHGDILSRMINDMEQISDGLIMGFAQLFTGVVTIFGTLGFMLSVNVRITLIVVIITPLSLFVARFISKNTFLLFKDRSVTKGELTSIVEEMTGEQKTVSAFCHEDEAYEQFCEVNERLRTISAKAIFFSSLTNPCTRFINGLVYSFVGIFGALAVISGSGFTVGSLSCFLTYANQYTKPFNEISGVITELQSAIASAKRVFELIDEQEEISDSGNAVLSDCEGNVSLENVSFSYSSENPLIEGLDLDVSKGKRIAIVGPTGCGKTTIINLLMRFYDVTGGRVCVDGKDIRELTRSSLRSHYGMVLQETWLRSGTIFENIAYSKPGATREEVIAAAKTAHADSFIRRLPDGYDTVISDDGSNISQGQKQLLCIARVMLMVPPMLILDEATSSIDTMTEIRIQRAFTKLIKGRTSFIVAHRLSTIVESDCILVMDKGHIIEQGTHEQLLDKKGFYYDLYMSQFIDDQGGALCSKQ